The region GATGCATCCAGACTTAATTAAGTCCATATAATGAAGACGCTTTCTTGATTGAATTTCTGAACATTGGCTCTCAGTAATTTCACTATGAATTTCATTTCGATAGTGGATGATACGGTTATAGCCTCCTGATATCTTAAGAAGATCTAAATATTTGCTCTCATTCCAGTGCCAATCCAAATTAAAATCTTTGAAAGCTAAATTAAAAGCAACTCTATGCCCACACAATTCTGTGTCAGCTATAGTTCCATCTACATCCCAAAAAACTGCTTTTAACTTATGCATGTTATTTCGCTATAAAACAAATATAATTCTGATTGCCAAGGAATCAATCTAGGATAAGCTTTTGAAAACAGATTATGATCAATTGACAAGATGGATATTGCCAAAGCCTATAAATGATGATGAATTAGATATTATTAATTTAAACTATACATTACAGAAAGTCTTAATTAGAAGAGGGATAGATTTAAATAATGAATTTGATGAATATATATCACCATCAGAATTACCGAATCCGGAGCATCATTTCAATGAATTGAGCAAGGCTTCCCTAAGAATAATAGAAGCATGCAGTAGAAAGGAACAGATTGCTATATGTGGTGATTATGATGCAGATGGTATAACAAGTACAGTACTTTTAGTTGAATTATTATCTACACTTGGAGCAAGAGTTAAGCCATATATACCTTCACGACAGGATGAAGGTTATGGATTAAATCTTAATATGATAAACGAAATAAATAATGAAAAGACAACACTTATTATTACCGTAGATAATGGGATCTCAGCATTTGATGCAATAAAAAAATCAAATGAACTTGGAATTGACTTGATTATAACTGATCACCACAAAATTCCTGATGTGCAATTAGATATTTTTTCGTTAATACATCCTGAACTTACACCTATTTACTCACCTTATAAATATTTAGCTGGAGTAGGAATAGCATTCCTTCTTGCTAAAAATATATGTAATAAATTAAATTTTGATATTAATAGAACCGCTGCAAATGCATTATTTTGTATTGGAACTGTTGCCGATATGGCCCCGCTTAAAGGAGCTAATAGAAAATGGCTTAAAGAGTCTTTGCCTAAAATAAACACGACAACTAATAAAGGTATTAAATCAATTCTTAAAAATCTATCAATCGATCAAATAGCATTAACTTCGGACGATATAGGTTACAAGATTGCTCCATTAATAAATGCTGTTGGTAGAATAGGAGACCCACTACTTGTAATTGATCTCTTAACTAATGAATCGAATAAATATGTAGATAAACTTACTAAAGAGTGTTTTGCAATCAATAGAGAAAGAAAAAGAATTACAGCCTTAATTGAACAAGAAGCTATTGAAATAGCGCTAAGTGAATACAAAGATAATAACAAATTCTTGGTTCTGAAAAAGAAAGAATGGCATCCTGGGATAATTGGTATCGTAGCCGCAAGAATCGTTGATAAATTTAATTTACCTACAGCAATAATTGCAAAAACTAATGACGGTATGTTTAGAGGATCAATTAGATCAAATAATATATTAAACGTAAATCGTGCGTTAGATGAATGTAGTGATCTGCTTATAGCACATGGTGGGCATTCAGCAGCAGCAGGTTTCTCAATAAAAGAAGAAAATATTAGTATGCTTAGAGAAAAACTAAATAAAATAGCAAATAGAGAATTTAAAAATATTGATCTAAATAAGTCAATAAAACCAGATGCATACCTAAGTTTTGTTGATATTAACTATGATTTTTATAAACAATTAAGTTTGATTGGTCCCTTTGGGATGATGAATCCTGCGCCGATTTTCTGGACGAGAAAATGTAAAATCATAAATATATATAAGCTTAAAGGTGATCATCTTAAAATGATCCTCAATGATGGCACTTGCTCAATAGATGCAATTAAATGGAATGGTAGTATGGAATTAAATAATAATGATTTAATAGATATTGCATTTTACATTGAAATTAATAGATGGCATGGTACAGAAAAACTTCAATTAAATATTATAGATATAAAAAAGCATAAAGATATAATTGATTTAAAAATGCACAATCATTTATATAAATGCCAAATAAATGACAATAAAGATATATTAATCACGAATGTAAAAGGTCAATGCATTAGTTCAGATGCATCAATATCTTCCAAGGATCTAAATATAAAACAAATAGTATTTGCAAAAAAGATTCTTACTTATGCAGAGGTTGCTCTCGGAAAGGCGGCTTAGCCTTTATACGCCTCTTCTATAGAAGATTAAAGCGATTATTGCAGGTCCTGCAAGAAAGACTGCTACTAGTGGCAATAGGTTTCCCATGTTGATTAAAAGTTTTTTATATTCTACTAAACAAGAGGCTTTCCTACCCATTAATTTAAAAAATTTGATGTTATATCTTCACTAATTGCTATTTATGGATTATTTGTGTTGTTCTTTGACTATGGATAAAATCGACTCAGAACAGACAATCTGTTGATTGCTTGATCATTTATCGTTTTTATATATAAAATGTGATTGTTGTATAAACATATAGAAGGCAACATCACTGAATTGGAATTAATGGGTAAACCTAAACAAATTTCTAAACCAGAAGTGAGTGATATAGCTGATAACACTCCTTTTTTAAGTATATTAATTACATCTTTTAGTACTATTTTTTTGGCTGAGTTAGGGGACAAGACACAACTTGCCACATTAATTTTATCTGCTCAGTCTGGTAAACCCCTAATTATTTTCATTGGAGCTGCTCTCGCACTTATTTCAACAAGCCTTCTCGGAGTTTTAATAGGAAGATGGATAGCAAATAACTTACCCAGAAAAAGGTTTACTATAATTTCAGGAATAATTATGTTAAGTTTAGGAATATATCTAGTAACACTAAGCTTTATTGACTTTCTTCAAAATTAGAACTTGATCTTTTTTAATGATTCTAACGCTTCTTTTTACAACATTTGTCACTGTTTTTCTTGCTGAAATGGGCGACAAAACTCAATTAACAACAATAACTTTAAGTAGTACTACTAATAAACCTTTAGCTGTTTTTATTGGCTCGTCATTAGCCCTTATATTAGCTACGCTTTTAGGGGCACTTGCAGGAGGGTCTATTGCCAACCTAATTCCTGCATTCTTACTAAAACTACTTTCTGGAATAGTATTCTTAATTATTGGTATTAACCTTTTAGTTCAAAGCGAAAAAGAAACTACTAATGATAGCTTATAAACTAAAATCAATATCAAACTAAAAGTCTTTTGTTTTTGAAGACTTACTTCCAAAGAAATTAAATGAATTTTCCGCATCTATTATGACCTCAGTTTTACAAATACTAGAAAGTCTTGATATAGAGAAAGGATTAGAAGTTTCTAAACTTGAGAAATCCTTAAAACTCACAAAAAAACAAGATAGAGATAATTTGAACATTGCTATTAAAGCCCTTAAAAAGCTACGAATTGTTCAAAGTAATCAAGATGATAAACTTACAATCAACAATGATAGATGTTTTCTGCAAGGTAGGGTGCGATGTAGTAGTAAAGGCTATTGCTTTGTTGTTAGAGAGGATCAAGGCGAAGATATTTATATTAGAGAAGCAAATTTAAATAATGCTTGGCATGGTGATTCCGTAATTGTTTTAATCACAAAGCAAGCAGTTAAAAGAAGAGCACCAGAAGGCTCAATTCAATGTGTATTAGAAAGATATAATAATATTTTGCTTGCAAAGGTAGAATCTGAACAATCAACAGGTGAATTAAAGGCTTACCCTTTAGATGACAGGATACCAGTTGTTATTGATCTTGAAAATAGTGAAGATTATAAAAAAAAGATTACTGATAAAGATTTAATTTATGAAATAAAGATAAATAAATTTCCAATTGCTCAATTTAAAGCAAAAGGATCGATAATTAGAGATTTATCAATTAAT is a window of Prochlorococcus marinus str. MIT 0917 DNA encoding:
- a CDS encoding TMEM165/GDT1 family protein: MGKPKQISKPEVSDIADNTPFLSILITSFSTIFLAELGDKTQLATLILSAQSGKPLIIFIGAALALISTSLLGVLIGRWIANNLPRKRFTIISGIIMLSLGIYLVTLSFIDFLQN
- the psb30 gene encoding photosystem II reaction center protein Ycf12/Psb30 encodes the protein MGRKASCLVEYKKLLINMGNLLPLVAVFLAGPAIIALIFYRRGV
- the recJ gene encoding single-stranded-DNA-specific exonuclease RecJ codes for the protein MKTDYDQLTRWILPKPINDDELDIINLNYTLQKVLIRRGIDLNNEFDEYISPSELPNPEHHFNELSKASLRIIEACSRKEQIAICGDYDADGITSTVLLVELLSTLGARVKPYIPSRQDEGYGLNLNMINEINNEKTTLIITVDNGISAFDAIKKSNELGIDLIITDHHKIPDVQLDIFSLIHPELTPIYSPYKYLAGVGIAFLLAKNICNKLNFDINRTAANALFCIGTVADMAPLKGANRKWLKESLPKINTTTNKGIKSILKNLSIDQIALTSDDIGYKIAPLINAVGRIGDPLLVIDLLTNESNKYVDKLTKECFAINRERKRITALIEQEAIEIALSEYKDNNKFLVLKKKEWHPGIIGIVAARIVDKFNLPTAIIAKTNDGMFRGSIRSNNILNVNRALDECSDLLIAHGGHSAAAGFSIKEENISMLREKLNKIANREFKNIDLNKSIKPDAYLSFVDINYDFYKQLSLIGPFGMMNPAPIFWTRKCKIINIYKLKGDHLKMILNDGTCSIDAIKWNGSMELNNNDLIDIAFYIEINRWHGTEKLQLNIIDIKKHKDIIDLKMHNHLYKCQINDNKDILITNVKGQCISSDASISSKDLNIKQIVFAKKILTYAEVALGKAA
- a CDS encoding TMEM165/GDT1 family protein, encoding MILTLLFTTFVTVFLAEMGDKTQLTTITLSSTTNKPLAVFIGSSLALILATLLGALAGGSIANLIPAFLLKLLSGIVFLIIGINLLVQSEKETTNDSL